Part of the Zea mays cultivar B73 chromosome 4, Zm-B73-REFERENCE-NAM-5.0, whole genome shotgun sequence genome is shown below.
taaatataaaattcaTTTTTGTTTGAAAATTTCAAAAAAGTCGAGAAAACTTATACTGGCGAGAAATGTTAAGCAAACCGCTAGTGAAAAtaacatttccactggcggttttattaagcAAACCGCCCGTGAAAATAACATTTGCACTGGCGATTTGCTTAATacagccgccagtggaaataacatTTCTACTGGCGGCTGTATTAAGCAAACCACAAGTGGAAATAACATTTCCATTGGCGGCTAGCGTTTTGCTTAATAAAGCAGCCAATGGAAATGTTATTTCCAATAGCGGTTTACATAATACAGCCgctagtggaaatgctattttcactaGCCGCTGCAAAACAACAGCCAATGAAAAGGCTGATTTCCACTAGCCTCTAGCACTAGCGGCACTGAAAACGCCAGTGCAAATAGCTCTaggaccgccactatagagcttctgtgtactagtgcaaTCTGACCGCCAAATATTTACTACAAGACTGATGTAAGCACCTACTAGCAAAAATACATGCCTACCTACAAATAAGAAAGTAGTAGCATGTATATGTATCTCTAAATATATATAAACACGTCGACTATTTGGTTTACATTGCATCATCTCGGTGATAATAATATATGTATCATTATACACACGATGACAAATATTGATAGTCGTCAATGATACTGTTGCATAGTGGTTATCTAATAAATACTAGTTTTGATATAATAAATCAATGTGTTTTGATATAATCCATTGTGTGACTTTGCTATACATGTGATTCTCATTTGATTTCATGTATAGTGGAACATCTCGTTTTGTCCTTAGAACCGCGTGTGACTGTTTAGCGATGGTACTTACAACCACCATCTTTATAGGTTGCTAAAGGTCTTTATGAAACGTCTGTAGGATGCTAAAggcacatttagcaaccaacataaAGTAGTTGTTAGTGTACCGCCATGTATTGATTTTTAACGCGCATATGAATATTGTGCTTGCTTTTTGCGTTTTTACATGGTGGTTTGGTAGCAAGGGTGCATAATTATATATGGATTATAGTTTTGGGAGACTTTATCAAATACTAACTTTCATGTGGTTTTATGTAAATCTTGGTGCCAAACAATACTCGTTATTAAAATTGGAATGCTTCAAAGTGCCAAACATTGGACCGTAAGTAAGGAATTAGTCGTTAGTATATATTGTATATTTACCTTGTCCATTTTTATTACTCGTGTGCTCGAAAGCGAAAGCGGTGGTCCATTGACGGGTGGATTGTATTGAAAGTTGCGGCACCATTAATCGATGGAAGGGACGGTGGATACTACTAGTATTGGGAAGCAATAATGCCATAAGTGTGACAAGTAGACCTTAAATATTTCCCATAACATAATGGCCCTTAAAAAAGACTATAATATATAACCACATCTCTAGACAATATATCGATAATAAACACGAGGCATATAATTATTTATTATTAAATATATTGATTAACACAAACTCTGAAGTACAAGTAGAGCCATCACACACGTAAACCAGCCATGCAAGGAACTTTAGATATCACACTCGCTCGCATTATTCAAATCAAATTTGTGCGTAATCCATCAAGGCGTAATAAAATTGAAGGCTTGGCATTGTGGAACAATCTAGCCAATATATGGTGCTGGGTTAACCACAACAGCCTGACCATTGACGATGTCGTTGTAGATACAAACACGTATGGCACCATCTTGGAGTGGAGACGGGACCCCATCTGGAGGGAGTACTCGAACTTCGGTTATATTGGGATTATCTTGACGGATAATATTAACCGCATCTACAACAGCGTAGCCAACCAGATCAGGCCATGTTTGGGTGGTTATACCAAGCTTGACGACCTCCATCAATCAGGTAGTGTCCTTCTGAAACTGTTATAATTGCCAACAAGCATCAATAATCAAGGAAAACTGACATAGTGTAAACAAACGCattatttttaaaaaaaaaaataaCGGTATCATATATATGGCATGCATGCATGAGCATATGATACTACGGTAGGCATCGTTCCATTATACTAACTGATTGTCATAAACCAATGTATTAATATTTACAGAAAAACTGATGTCGTAAGGGCCAACTAACACAAAGTAAATACCTACGTACCTGCAAATATAGAAGAAACTAGTAGCCTGTATGAGAATAGGAGATGGTATGTGCTCTATGTATGTCTatgcatgtatatatatatacacacggtGACTAGCTATTTGGATTGCATGCAACAATGGATGTTCTTTATGGACCCGTTCATATTGCTACCGATTTTAATACTCAGCTCGTCGATGATAACGGTGCATCCATTTTTCTTCTTTTACTTAGTAAACATCGGCACATGTTGACATCTTCTATCTCGATCTAATTGTCCTGCTTGCATTGTTATTAGCTGGCAGTACAGCCCTTTGTTTACACGGTACTAGCACAGTACTTGGCTAGCTGGTACCAAAAACGTTGGACGGAACCGAGTCACATGAAGGAGCAGGGCAAGGGCAGGGGCACGCGTGCATCCCACAGTCAGCAGTCACCGCCATGCCATGCATGTCTGTTATGTGTAGCGCCCGATGACATCAGAAGCGGAACGAACCATGTGTACTGGAACCAAACGGACTAGTCGCGTGGGCCGCGGGAACGAGATTGTAAACAGCCGGATGAGTTAACGACGTAAACAGATCACCAGGTAAAACGACCGAACACGGATGCATATTTAATTCTATTTtatgttttctttttctcctttttccttttattATGCAACGTGACATGTTTTTTTTATGTATCTTTATTACGTGAATTTTTGAAAGTTTAAGTACCTACTTAGGATTTTTGTAGACTCTCCGTCTTTCGGTACCATGGTATTATCACTATACgatggttgatctttagcgacccttattagggacagacggttggtcgctaaaagttatgtaccgacagttggtcgctaaatgcATTTGCAGCGACGGGCCACCGGTCGCTAAAAATCTAGAAATTTAACTACTCAAGGTTGGTCGCTATAGAGGCAGGTGGACatccgacggttggtcgctattGATTGACATGTGACTGTTGGTGGCTAAATAAATTAGGCCCGAACAGGACCAACTCAGCAACTCGTCCAAATCGAAATCACTTCTATTAAAAACTAGCAAACCCTACCTCCTCTTATCCCCTTCTCTTGACGGCGCCACCATGTCGCCTCCGCCCTCAACCCTAGCCGTATCGCGCCCTCGCCCTGCCTCCAGCCCCGCGCAGTATGCTGCTCGCTCCGGGCTCCGGTCATCTGCCATGCGTCGTTGGCTACTCGCCTGCTCCCATGCTCCCTTCGGATCTGCTGCTCTCGGTGATTTGGCGCAGCGGCTTTGCGCCTCCACACTTGGTCGCCGGCCTCCTCACCTCCACAAGCCCACGTCGTCGCCGTCTCCTCTTCGCCATCGCCCCGCTCGCCTCCTGTGCCAACGACCCGACCAACCTCGGCTCCTCCCTCTGCCCCTCCATCCCAACTCCTGCCATCAAAGTGCACAGCTTCGCTGGCCCCAACGTGGCTCTGTCAATGCCTCAAGCTCAAACAGCGATTTTGTTATGGCTGAAGCAGAACTTGCCTCAA
Proteins encoded:
- the LOC118477020 gene encoding uncharacterized protein, which codes for MEVVKLGITTQTWPDLVGYAVVDAVNIIRQDNPNITEVRVLPPDGVPSPLQDGAIRVCIYNDIVNGQAVVVNPAPYIG